The following are encoded in a window of Haemorhous mexicanus isolate bHaeMex1 chromosome 7, bHaeMex1.pri, whole genome shotgun sequence genomic DNA:
- the NKX1-2 gene encoding NK1 transcription factor-related protein 2: protein MEGGARCAPAEPARRGGGAGAACQWLRCPLLCPHPTAGPSASLADPPPRRSLRAASAERAAPERPGSAPGAALRRLRAGSQKVSGKRGGWGGMPECPDRGAKAAPIHHKISFSILDILDPQKFSRRREPSSGSWGSAPRSGEREKSLGRVEVGKDAAAPGSGRNKLEAHDAHAPAESGAEDAGQERDEEDPSGDGTGTASPPGPEEPGSPRSARRRRAEPGCGKPRRARTAFTYEQLVALENKFRATRYLSVCERLSLALSLSLTETQVKIWFQNRRTKWKKQHPGADGAAPAASPAAAAAAAASGGSPSPPGPAALPLQTFPSYAAANVLVPPAAPFPLGAGPFAPFLGPAYLGPFYAPHL, encoded by the exons ATGGAGGGAGGTGCCCGCTGCGCCCCCGCGGAGCCAGcgcggcggggagggggcgcggggGCGGCGTGCCAATGGCTGCGCTgccccctcctctgcccccacCCCACCGCCGGCCCCTCCGCCTCCCTGGCCGACCCTCCTCCCCGCCGCTCACTCCGCGCCGCCAGCGCCGAGCGTGCGGCTCCGGAGCGGCCCGGCTCCGCGCCCGGCGCTGCGCTCCGCCGGCTCCGCGCTGGGAGCCAGAAGGTCTCCGGGAAGCGCggagggtggggtgggatgCCGGAATGCCCGGACCGCGGGGCCAAGGCGGCCCCCATCCATCATAAAATCTCCTTCTCCATCTTAGACATCCTGGATCCTCAGAAATTCAGCAGAAGACGCGAACCGTCCtcggggagctggggcagcgCCCCCCGCTCGGGCGAGCGGGAGAAAAGTTTGGGAAGAGTTGAAGTAGGAAAGGACGCTGCTGCTCCCGGCAGCGGGAGGAATAAACTAGAGGCACATG ATGCGCACGCCCCGGCGGAGAGCGGCGCCGAGGACGCGGGGCAGGAGCGCGACGAGGAGGACCCGAGCGGGGACGGGACCGGGACCGCGAGCCCGCCCGGGCCGGAGGAGCCGGGGTCACCGCGGAgcgcccggcggcggcgggcagaGCCGGGCTGCGGGAAGCCGCGGCGGGCGCGCACCGCCTTCACCTACGAGCAGCTGGTGGCCCTGGAGAACAAGTTCCGAGCCACGCGGTACCTGTCGGTCTGCGAGCGCCTCAGCCTGGCGCTGTCCCTCAGCCTCACCGAGACGCAGGTGAAGATCTGGTTCCAGAACCGCCGCACCAAGTGGAAGAAGCAGCACCCGGGCGCCGACGGGGCGGCCCCCGCAGCAtcccccgcggcggcggcggcggcggcggcgagcggcggcAGCCCCAGCCCGCCGGGTCCCGCCGCTCTGCCCCTCCAGACTTTCCCTTCCTACGCCGCCGCCAACGTGCTGGTGCCGCCGGCCGCCCCCTTCCCGCTGGGCGCCGGCCCCTTCGCACCCTTCCTGGGCCCCGCGTACCTCGGCCCCTTCTACGCCCCGCACCTCTga
- the LHPP gene encoding phospholysine phosphohistidine inorganic pyrophosphate phosphatase isoform X1, whose translation MAERGRGWARAVRGLLLDVSGVLYDSGADGGVPIAGSVEAVRRIKASGLKLQLCTNETQATRESFVRKLRALGFDIAVAQVTAPAPAACHLLRQRGLRPHLLVHDGLVPEFAEIDKTNPNCVVLGDAAENFTYANLNEAFRLLIGMEKPVLISLGKGRYYKETDGLKLDVGAYMKALEYACDIQAEVVGKPSKRFFESALAELGVPPEQAIMIGDDIVNDVGGAQQCGMRALQVRTGKYSLQVRAEKNDFEAFPSVSLYLWKQLPGASDGSWQGAVR comes from the exons atggcggagcggggccggggctgggcccgggccgtgcggggGCTGCTGCTCGATGTCAGCGGGGTTCTCTACGACAGCGGCGCCGACGGCGGTGTCCCCATCGCGGGCTCGGTCGAGGCCGTGCGCAG GATCAAGGCCTCTGGGctgaagctgcagctgtgcacCAACGAAACCCAGGCGACCCGGGAGAGCTTTGTGAGGAAGCTGCGAGCCCTGGGCTTCGACATCGCGGTGGCCCAAGTGACCGCGCCAGCGCCGGCCGCCTGTCACCTCCTGCGGCAGCGCGGCCTGAGGCCACACCTGCTGGTGCACGATG GTCTTGTCCCTGAGTTTGCTGAGATTGATAAGACAAACCCAAACTGTGTGGTTCTTGGAGATGCAGCAGAGAACTTCACCTACGCAAACCTTAACGAGGCTTTTCGACTTCTGATTGGGATGGAGAAGCCTGTTTTGATCTCCCTTGGAAAAGG ACGCTACTATAAAGAAACTGATGGGCTGAAACTTGATGTTGGAGCATATATGAAGGCATTGGAG tatgCTTGTGATATCCAGGCTGAGGTGGTGGGCAAACCATCAAAAAGGTTTTTTGAgtcagccctggcagagctgggagttcCACCAGAGCAG GCCATCATGATCGGGGATGACATTGTGAATGATGTCGGGGGAGCCCAGCAGTGCGGGATGAGAGCGCTGCAGGTGCGGACGGGCAAGTACAG CCTGCAAGTTAGAGCAGAGAAAAATGACTTTGAGGCTTTTCCAAGTGTCTCCCTGTACCTCTGGAAACAGCTTCCAGGTGCATCAGATGGATCTTGGCAGGGG
- the LHPP gene encoding phospholysine phosphohistidine inorganic pyrophosphate phosphatase isoform X4, with protein sequence MAERGRGWARAVRGLLLDVSGVLYDSGADGGVPIAGSVEAVRRIKASGLKLQLCTNETQATRESFVRKLRALGFDIAVAQVTAPAPAACHLLRQRGLRPHLLVHDGLVPEFAEIDKTNPNCVVLGDAAENFTYANLNEAFRLLIGMEKPVLISLGKGRYYKETDGLKLDVGAYMKALEYACDIQAEVVGKPSKRFFESALAELGVPPEQAVR encoded by the exons atggcggagcggggccggggctgggcccgggccgtgcggggGCTGCTGCTCGATGTCAGCGGGGTTCTCTACGACAGCGGCGCCGACGGCGGTGTCCCCATCGCGGGCTCGGTCGAGGCCGTGCGCAG GATCAAGGCCTCTGGGctgaagctgcagctgtgcacCAACGAAACCCAGGCGACCCGGGAGAGCTTTGTGAGGAAGCTGCGAGCCCTGGGCTTCGACATCGCGGTGGCCCAAGTGACCGCGCCAGCGCCGGCCGCCTGTCACCTCCTGCGGCAGCGCGGCCTGAGGCCACACCTGCTGGTGCACGATG GTCTTGTCCCTGAGTTTGCTGAGATTGATAAGACAAACCCAAACTGTGTGGTTCTTGGAGATGCAGCAGAGAACTTCACCTACGCAAACCTTAACGAGGCTTTTCGACTTCTGATTGGGATGGAGAAGCCTGTTTTGATCTCCCTTGGAAAAGG ACGCTACTATAAAGAAACTGATGGGCTGAAACTTGATGTTGGAGCATATATGAAGGCATTGGAG tatgCTTGTGATATCCAGGCTGAGGTGGTGGGCAAACCATCAAAAAGGTTTTTTGAgtcagccctggcagagctgggagttcCACCAGAGCAG
- the LHPP gene encoding phospholysine phosphohistidine inorganic pyrophosphate phosphatase isoform X3 — translation MAERGRGWARAVRGLLLDVSGVLYDSGADGGVPIAGSVEAVRRIKASGLKLQLCTNETQATRESFVRKLRALGFDIAVAQVTAPAPAACHLLRQRGLRPHLLVHDGLVPEFAEIDKTNPNCVVLGDAAENFTYANLNEAFRLLIGMEKPVLISLGKGRYYKETDGLKLDVGAYMKALEYACDIQAEVVGKPSKRFFESALAELGVPPEQAIMIGDDIVNDVGGAQQCGMRALQVRTGKYRKTLCESSRKGSTDCL, via the exons atggcggagcggggccggggctgggcccgggccgtgcggggGCTGCTGCTCGATGTCAGCGGGGTTCTCTACGACAGCGGCGCCGACGGCGGTGTCCCCATCGCGGGCTCGGTCGAGGCCGTGCGCAG GATCAAGGCCTCTGGGctgaagctgcagctgtgcacCAACGAAACCCAGGCGACCCGGGAGAGCTTTGTGAGGAAGCTGCGAGCCCTGGGCTTCGACATCGCGGTGGCCCAAGTGACCGCGCCAGCGCCGGCCGCCTGTCACCTCCTGCGGCAGCGCGGCCTGAGGCCACACCTGCTGGTGCACGATG GTCTTGTCCCTGAGTTTGCTGAGATTGATAAGACAAACCCAAACTGTGTGGTTCTTGGAGATGCAGCAGAGAACTTCACCTACGCAAACCTTAACGAGGCTTTTCGACTTCTGATTGGGATGGAGAAGCCTGTTTTGATCTCCCTTGGAAAAGG ACGCTACTATAAAGAAACTGATGGGCTGAAACTTGATGTTGGAGCATATATGAAGGCATTGGAG tatgCTTGTGATATCCAGGCTGAGGTGGTGGGCAAACCATCAAAAAGGTTTTTTGAgtcagccctggcagagctgggagttcCACCAGAGCAG GCCATCATGATCGGGGATGACATTGTGAATGATGTCGGGGGAGCCCAGCAGTGCGGGATGAGAGCGCTGCAGGTGCGGACGGGCAAGTACAG GAAAACACTGTGTGAAAGTAGCAGGAAGGGGAGTACAGACTGTCTGTGa